A single window of Streptomyces xanthii DNA harbors:
- a CDS encoding ABC transporter ATP-binding protein has product MPQAEPLLEVRGLVKHYPLTQGILIKKQVGAVKAVDGVDFELAQGETLGIVGESGCGKSTVAKMLVNLERPTAGAIKYKGEDITKLSGRALKAVRRNIQMVFQDPYTSLNPRMTVGDIIGEPYEIHPEVAPKGDRRKRVQDLLDVVGLNPEYINRYPHQFSGGQRQRIGIARGLALRPEIIVADEPVSALDVSVQAQVVNLLDRLQTEFDLSYVFIAHDLSIVRHISDRVGVMYLGRIVEIGTDEEIYEHPTHPYTQALLSAVPVPDPDAREHRERIILSGDVPSPANPPSGCRFRTRCWKAQQRCVDEVPLLAVPAVFRIGEEDNPAKHPSACHFAEEKHVVPSE; this is encoded by the coding sequence ATGCCTCAAGCTGAACCCCTCCTCGAAGTGCGGGGCCTGGTCAAGCACTACCCCCTCACCCAGGGCATCCTGATCAAGAAGCAGGTCGGCGCGGTCAAGGCCGTCGACGGCGTCGACTTCGAGCTCGCCCAGGGCGAGACCCTCGGCATCGTCGGCGAGTCCGGCTGCGGCAAGTCGACCGTCGCCAAGATGCTGGTCAACCTCGAACGCCCCACCGCCGGCGCCATCAAGTACAAGGGCGAGGACATCACCAAGCTGTCCGGCCGCGCCCTGAAGGCCGTCCGCCGCAACATCCAGATGGTGTTCCAGGACCCGTACACCTCGCTCAACCCGCGCATGACGGTCGGCGACATCATCGGCGAGCCGTACGAGATCCACCCCGAGGTGGCCCCCAAGGGCGACCGGCGCAAGCGCGTCCAGGACCTCCTCGACGTGGTCGGCCTCAACCCCGAGTACATCAACCGGTACCCGCACCAGTTCTCCGGCGGCCAGCGCCAGCGCATCGGCATCGCCCGCGGCCTCGCCCTGCGCCCCGAGATCATCGTCGCCGACGAACCGGTCTCCGCGCTCGACGTCTCCGTCCAGGCCCAGGTCGTCAACCTCCTCGACCGGCTCCAGACCGAGTTCGACCTCTCCTACGTCTTCATCGCGCACGACCTCTCGATCGTGCGGCACATCTCCGACCGGGTCGGCGTGATGTACCTGGGCCGCATCGTCGAGATCGGCACGGACGAGGAGATCTACGAGCACCCGACGCACCCCTACACCCAGGCGCTCCTGTCCGCGGTGCCCGTCCCGGACCCGGACGCGCGCGAGCACCGCGAGCGGATCATCCTCTCCGGCGACGTCCCGTCCCCGGCGAACCCGCCCTCGGGCTGCCGCTTCCGCACCCGCTGCTGGAAGGCCCAGCAGCGCTGCGTGGACGAGGTCCCCCTCCTGGCGGTCCCGGCGGTCTTCCGCATCGGCGAGGAGGACAACCCGGCGAAGCATCCGTCGGCCTGCCACTTCGCGGAGGAGAAGCACGTGGTGCCGAGCGAGTAG
- a CDS encoding ABC transporter ATP-binding protein, which produces MPLLEVRDLHVEFRTRDGVAKAVNGVNYTVDEGETLAVLGESGSGKSVTAQAVMGILDMPPGRITGGEILFKGRDLLKLKDEERRKVRGAEMAMIFQDALSSLNPVLSVGEQIGELFVVHKGTSKKDGKAKAVELMDRVRIPAAKERVGQYPHQFSGGMRQRIMIAMALALEPDLIIADEPTTALDVTVQAQVMDLLAELQSELNMGLILITHDLGVVADVADKIAVMYAGRIVETAPVHEIYKRPAHPYTKGLLESIPRLDQKGQELFAIKGLPPNLMNIPPGCAFNPRCPMAQDICRTDVPPLYEVAPERRSACHFWKETLDASS; this is translated from the coding sequence ATGCCGTTGCTCGAAGTACGCGATCTGCACGTCGAGTTCCGCACCCGGGACGGCGTCGCCAAGGCCGTGAACGGCGTCAACTACACCGTCGACGAGGGCGAGACGCTCGCCGTGCTCGGCGAGTCAGGCTCCGGCAAGTCTGTCACCGCCCAGGCCGTCATGGGCATCCTCGACATGCCGCCCGGCCGGATCACCGGCGGCGAGATCCTTTTCAAGGGCCGTGACCTGCTCAAGCTGAAGGACGAGGAGCGGCGCAAGGTGCGCGGCGCCGAGATGGCGATGATCTTCCAGGACGCGCTGTCCTCCCTCAACCCCGTGCTCAGCGTGGGCGAGCAGATCGGCGAACTGTTCGTCGTCCACAAGGGCACGTCCAAGAAGGACGGCAAGGCCAAGGCCGTCGAGCTGATGGACCGGGTCCGCATCCCCGCCGCGAAGGAACGCGTCGGCCAGTACCCGCACCAGTTCTCCGGCGGCATGCGCCAGCGCATCATGATCGCGATGGCGCTCGCCCTCGAACCCGACCTGATCATCGCCGACGAGCCCACCACCGCCCTCGACGTCACCGTGCAGGCCCAGGTCATGGACCTGCTCGCCGAGCTCCAGAGCGAGCTCAACATGGGCCTCATCCTCATCACCCACGACCTGGGTGTCGTCGCCGACGTCGCCGACAAGATCGCCGTCATGTACGCCGGCCGCATCGTCGAGACGGCCCCCGTCCACGAGATCTACAAGCGGCCCGCCCACCCCTACACCAAGGGCCTGCTCGAATCGATCCCGCGCCTGGACCAGAAGGGCCAGGAGCTGTTCGCCATCAAGGGACTGCCGCCCAACCTCATGAACATCCCGCCCGGCTGCGCCTTCAACCCGCGCTGCCCGATGGCCCAGGACATCTGCCGCACCGACGTCCCGCCGCTCTACGAGGTCGCCCCCGAGCGGCGCAGCGCCTGCCACTTCTGGAAGGAGACGCTCGATGCCTCAAGCTGA
- a CDS encoding ABC transporter permease: MPEPEAPEPAPWSGGGRAPEDGAIAATGMGGAMDLATSEGETLEKTRTGGPAGGGPAGKPRSLWSDAWRDLRRNPVFIISGLIILFLVFISIWPQAIASGNPLSCDLAKAQEGSQPGHPFGFDGQGCDVYTRTVYGARNSITVGVCATLGVALLGSVLGGLAGFFGGFWDSLLSRITDIFFAIPVVLGGLVLLSVVTSNTVWPVVGFMVLLGWPQISRIARGSVITAKQHDYVQAARALGASNSRMLLRHIAPNAVAPVIVVATIALGTYIALEATLSYLGVGLKPPAVSWGIDISAASAYIRNAPHMLLWPAGALALTVLAFIMLGDAVRDALDPKLR; encoded by the coding sequence ATGCCTGAACCCGAAGCACCAGAGCCTGCACCCTGGTCCGGCGGCGGGCGGGCCCCCGAGGACGGGGCCATCGCGGCCACCGGCATGGGCGGCGCCATGGACCTCGCCACCAGCGAGGGCGAGACCCTGGAGAAGACCCGCACCGGCGGACCCGCCGGCGGCGGACCGGCCGGCAAGCCGCGCAGCCTCTGGTCGGACGCCTGGCGCGACCTGCGCCGCAACCCGGTCTTCATCATCTCCGGCCTGATCATCCTGTTCCTGGTCTTCATCTCGATCTGGCCGCAGGCCATCGCGTCCGGGAACCCGCTCTCCTGCGACCTCGCCAAGGCCCAGGAAGGCTCCCAGCCCGGCCACCCCTTCGGCTTCGACGGCCAGGGCTGCGACGTCTACACGCGGACCGTGTACGGCGCCCGGAACTCGATCACCGTCGGCGTCTGCGCCACCCTCGGCGTCGCGCTCCTCGGCTCCGTCCTCGGCGGCCTGGCGGGCTTCTTCGGCGGCTTCTGGGACTCGCTCCTGTCCCGGATCACCGACATCTTCTTCGCGATCCCCGTCGTCCTCGGCGGCCTCGTCCTGCTGTCCGTCGTCACCAGCAACACGGTCTGGCCCGTCGTCGGCTTCATGGTGCTGCTCGGCTGGCCGCAGATCTCCCGCATCGCCCGCGGCTCCGTCATCACCGCCAAACAGCACGACTACGTCCAGGCGGCCCGCGCGCTCGGCGCCTCCAACTCCCGGATGCTGCTGCGGCACATCGCGCCGAACGCCGTCGCGCCGGTCATCGTCGTCGCGACCATCGCGCTCGGCACGTACATCGCGCTCGAGGCGACCCTCTCGTACCTCGGTGTCGGCCTGAAGCCGCCCGCGGTCAGCTGGGGCATCGACATCTCGGCCGCCTCCGCCTACATCCGCAACGCCCCGCACATGCTGCTGTGGCCGGCCGGTGCCCTCGCCCTCACCGTGCTCGCGTTCATCATGCTCGGCGACGCGGTGCGCGACGCCCTCGACCCGAAGCTGAGGTAG
- a CDS encoding ABC transporter permease → MGRYVIRRLLQMIPVFIGATLLIFLMVNVMGDPIAGLCGDRACDPATKAQLEKEFGLDKPVLQQYLTYMGNVFTGDFGTAFNGQKVTELMASAFPVTIRLTIVAILFEIIVGITLGVITGLRRGRPIDTTVLLLTLVVISIPTFVTGLLLQLLLGVEWGWISPAVSTEAPFSELIVPGLVLASVSLAYVTRLTRTSIAENRRADYVRTAIAKGLPRRRVITRHLLRNSLIPVVTFIGADIGSLMGGAIVTERIFNIHGVGFQIYQGIVRQNTQTVVGFVTILVLVFLLVNLIVDLLYAVLDPRIRYA, encoded by the coding sequence ATGGGACGTTATGTGATCCGGCGCCTGCTGCAGATGATCCCGGTCTTCATCGGCGCGACGCTGCTGATCTTCCTCATGGTCAACGTGATGGGCGACCCCATCGCCGGCCTCTGCGGCGACCGGGCCTGCGACCCGGCCACCAAGGCGCAGCTGGAGAAGGAGTTCGGCCTCGACAAGCCGGTGCTCCAGCAATACCTGACGTACATGGGGAACGTGTTCACCGGCGACTTCGGCACGGCGTTCAACGGCCAGAAGGTCACCGAGCTGATGGCGAGCGCGTTCCCGGTCACCATCCGGCTGACCATCGTCGCCATCCTCTTCGAGATCATCGTCGGCATCACCCTCGGCGTGATCACGGGCCTGCGCCGCGGCCGCCCCATCGACACCACGGTGCTGCTGCTGACCCTCGTCGTGATCTCCATCCCGACGTTCGTCACCGGTCTGCTGCTGCAACTGCTCCTCGGCGTCGAATGGGGCTGGATCAGCCCGGCGGTCTCCACCGAGGCCCCGTTCAGCGAACTGATCGTGCCGGGTCTCGTGCTCGCCTCGGTCTCCCTCGCCTACGTGACCCGGCTGACCCGCACCTCGATCGCGGAGAACCGGCGCGCCGACTACGTCCGCACCGCCATCGCGAAGGGCCTGCCCCGGCGCCGCGTCATCACCCGGCACCTGCTGCGCAACTCGCTGATCCCCGTGGTCACCTTCATCGGCGCCGACATCGGCTCCCTGATGGGCGGCGCCATCGTCACCGAGCGCATCTTCAACATCCACGGCGTCGGCTTCCAGATCTACCAGGGCATCGTGCGCCAGAACACCCAGACCGTGGTCGGCTTCGTGACGATCCTCGTCCTGGTCTTCCTCCTCGTGAACCTGATCGTCGACCTCCTGTACGCCGTACTCGACCCGAGGATCCGCTATGCCTGA
- a CDS encoding peptide ABC transporter substrate-binding protein has protein sequence MRGATHAKWAAGAVAVALAATACGGGSDSGGGGGGGDGSGVVRSSWGDPQNPLEPANTNEVQGGKVLDMIFRGLKRYDPKTGEAKDMLAEKIDTSDSQNFTITVKDGWTFSNGEKVTAKSFVDAWNYGASLKNNQKNAYFFGQIDGYDKVHPDSGSQSAQTLSGLKVTGERTFTVKLNQKFSLWPDTLGYAAFAPLPKAFFDDHDAWVKKPVGNGPYTVQSYQKGSQMSLRKWDKYPGDDKAQNGGVDLKVYTDNNTAYTDLTAGNLDLVDDVPASQLKNVKADLGDRYINTPAGILQTLAFPFYDPAWNKADSDKVRKGLSMAINRKQITETIFQNTRTPATDWTSPVLGEKGGYKPGLCGKYCDYNPTEAKKLVKEGGGIPGGQVQLGYNADTGSHKEWVDAVCNSINNALDNDKACVGSPTGTFADFRNKITQKKMKGPFRAGWQMDYPLIQNFLQPLYYTNASSNDGHWSNKQFDKLIDEANAESDTTAAIKKFQEAEGVVRDNMAAITLWYQNGSAGYSDKVSNVALNPFSVPVYNEIKVN, from the coding sequence ATGCGTGGAGCCACGCACGCCAAATGGGCTGCAGGTGCGGTGGCCGTAGCCCTCGCGGCGACGGCCTGTGGTGGAGGCAGTGACAGCGGGGGAGGCGGCGGTGGCGGCGACGGCTCCGGCGTCGTGCGCTCTTCGTGGGGCGACCCGCAGAACCCGCTGGAGCCCGCCAACACCAACGAGGTGCAGGGCGGCAAGGTCCTCGACATGATCTTCCGCGGTCTCAAGCGGTACGACCCGAAGACAGGCGAGGCCAAGGACATGCTCGCCGAGAAGATCGACACCTCGGACTCGCAGAACTTCACGATCACCGTCAAGGACGGCTGGACGTTCTCCAACGGCGAGAAGGTCACCGCGAAGTCCTTCGTCGACGCCTGGAACTACGGCGCGAGCCTGAAGAACAACCAGAAGAACGCCTACTTCTTCGGTCAGATCGACGGCTACGACAAGGTCCACCCCGACAGCGGCAGCCAGTCGGCCCAGACCCTGTCCGGCCTCAAGGTCACCGGCGAGCGCACCTTCACGGTCAAGCTGAACCAGAAGTTCTCGCTGTGGCCCGACACCCTCGGCTACGCGGCCTTCGCCCCGCTCCCGAAGGCGTTCTTCGACGACCACGACGCCTGGGTCAAGAAGCCCGTGGGCAACGGCCCGTACACGGTGCAGTCGTACCAGAAGGGCTCCCAGATGTCCCTGCGCAAGTGGGACAAGTACCCGGGAGACGACAAGGCGCAGAACGGCGGCGTGGACCTCAAGGTCTACACCGACAACAACACCGCCTACACGGACCTGACGGCCGGCAACCTCGACCTCGTCGACGACGTGCCCGCCTCCCAGCTCAAGAACGTGAAGGCCGACCTCGGCGACCGCTACATCAACACGCCGGCCGGCATCCTGCAGACCCTCGCCTTCCCGTTCTACGACCCCGCGTGGAACAAGGCAGACAGCGACAAGGTCCGCAAGGGCCTGTCCATGGCGATCAACCGCAAGCAGATCACCGAGACGATCTTCCAGAACACCCGCACCCCGGCCACCGACTGGACCTCCCCGGTCCTCGGCGAGAAGGGCGGCTACAAGCCCGGCCTGTGCGGCAAGTACTGCGACTACAACCCCACCGAGGCCAAGAAGCTGGTCAAGGAGGGCGGCGGCATCCCCGGCGGCCAGGTGCAGCTCGGCTACAACGCCGACACCGGCAGCCACAAGGAGTGGGTGGACGCGGTCTGCAACTCCATCAACAACGCGCTGGACAACGACAAGGCCTGCGTCGGCAGCCCCACCGGCACCTTCGCCGACTTCCGCAACAAGATCACGCAGAAGAAGATGAAGGGCCCGTTCCGCGCCGGCTGGCAGATGGACTACCCGCTCATCCAGAACTTCCTGCAGCCGCTGTACTACACCAACGCCTCCTCCAACGACGGCCACTGGTCGAACAAGCAGTTCGACAAGCTGATCGACGAGGCGAACGCCGAGTCCGACACCACGGCGGCCATCAAGAAGTTCCAGGAGGCCGAGGGCGTCGTCCGCGACAACATGGCCGCGATCACCCTCTGGTACCAGAACGGCAGCGCCGGCTACTCGGACAAGGTCTCCAACGTCGCGCTGAACCCCTTCAGCGTCCCCGTCTACAACGAGATCAAGGTCAACTGA
- a CDS encoding GNAT family N-acetyltransferase gives MFGARRAGGRCRLRRTVVQAQLIRTARLELVPLEVAHAEEMARVLGDPGLHTFIGGEPYREAELRARYERLVGGAPDPGTAWLNWVVRITEERVLAGTVQATVDLTHRTAEIAWITGTPWQGRGIASEAAKALADALAAGRIAGPIDIVLAHVHPEHHASAAVARAAGLCPTDVHQDGEVRWIRRTTAV, from the coding sequence ATGTTCGGCGCCCGCCGCGCAGGTGGGCGGTGTCGCTTGAGGAGAACCGTGGTTCAGGCCCAGCTCATACGTACCGCGCGGCTCGAGCTCGTGCCGCTCGAGGTGGCGCACGCCGAGGAGATGGCTCGGGTGCTCGGGGATCCGGGGCTGCACACCTTCATCGGGGGTGAGCCGTACCGGGAGGCGGAGCTCAGGGCCCGGTACGAGAGGCTGGTGGGCGGGGCGCCGGATCCCGGTACCGCCTGGCTGAACTGGGTCGTGCGGATCACGGAGGAGCGGGTCCTGGCCGGCACCGTGCAGGCCACCGTCGACCTCACCCACCGCACCGCGGAGATCGCCTGGATCACCGGCACCCCCTGGCAGGGCAGAGGCATCGCGAGCGAGGCGGCGAAGGCGCTGGCCGACGCCCTGGCGGCCGGCCGGATCGCGGGCCCGATCGATATCGTGCTGGCCCACGTCCACCCGGAGCATCACGCCTCGGCCGCGGTCGCCCGGGCGGCCGGCCTGTGTCCCACCGACGTCCACCAGGACGGCGAGGTCCGCTGGATCCGCCGCACCACGGCCGTCTGA
- a CDS encoding ABC transporter ATP-binding protein: MAELGKKDEAVDATPNVSDVAVVKATGEDAAVAALDKTIERGEPILQVRNLKKHFPLTQGILFKKQIGAVKAVDGVSFDLYQGETLGIVGESGCGKSTVAKLLMSLEKATAGEVFYKGQDITKLSGRALKAVRRNIQMVFQDPYTSLNPRMTVGDIIGETFEIHPEVAPKGDRRRKVQDLLDVVGLNPEYINRYPHQFSGGQRQRIGIARGLALNPEIIICDEPVSALDVSVQAQVVNLMEKLQDEFNLSYIFIAHDLSIVRHISDRVGVMYLGKMAEIGTDTQIYDHPTHPYTQALLSAVPVPDPEAREGRERIILTGDVPSPANPPSGCRFRTRCWKAQDKCAEEVPLLAIPERFKGSDSEAAHESACHFAEEKDVVHAS; the protein is encoded by the coding sequence ATGGCTGAGCTCGGCAAGAAGGACGAGGCCGTGGACGCCACCCCGAACGTCTCGGACGTCGCCGTCGTCAAGGCGACCGGCGAGGACGCGGCCGTGGCCGCGCTCGACAAGACGATCGAGCGCGGTGAGCCGATCCTCCAGGTCCGCAACCTGAAGAAGCACTTCCCGCTGACCCAGGGCATCCTCTTCAAGAAGCAGATCGGCGCGGTCAAGGCCGTCGACGGGGTCTCCTTCGACCTGTACCAGGGCGAGACCCTGGGCATCGTCGGCGAGTCCGGCTGCGGCAAGTCGACCGTCGCCAAGCTCCTGATGAGCCTGGAGAAGGCGACCGCGGGCGAGGTCTTCTACAAGGGCCAGGACATCACCAAGCTGTCCGGCCGCGCCCTGAAGGCCGTCCGCCGCAACATCCAGATGGTGTTCCAGGACCCGTACACGTCGCTCAACCCGCGTATGACGGTCGGCGACATCATCGGGGAGACGTTCGAGATCCACCCCGAGGTGGCCCCCAAGGGCGACCGGCGCCGCAAGGTCCAGGACCTGCTCGATGTCGTGGGTCTCAACCCGGAGTACATCAACCGGTACCCGCACCAGTTCTCCGGCGGTCAGCGCCAGCGCATCGGCATCGCCCGCGGCCTCGCGCTCAACCCGGAGATCATCATCTGCGACGAGCCGGTGTCGGCCCTGGACGTGTCCGTCCAGGCGCAGGTGGTCAACCTGATGGAGAAGCTGCAGGACGAGTTCAACCTCTCCTACATCTTCATCGCGCACGACCTGTCGATCGTCCGGCACATCTCGGACCGGGTCGGGGTCATGTACCTCGGCAAGATGGCCGAGATCGGCACGGACACGCAGATCTACGACCACCCGACGCACCCCTACACGCAGGCGCTGCTCTCCGCGGTGCCCGTGCCGGACCCGGAGGCCCGTGAGGGTCGCGAGCGCATCATCCTCACCGGTGACGTGCCCTCGCCGGCGAACCCGCCCTCGGGCTGCCGCTTCCGCACCCGGTGCTGGAAGGCGCAGGACAAGTGCGCCGAGGAGGTTCCGCTCCTCGCGATCCCCGAGCGCTTCAAGGGCTCGGACTCGGAGGCGGCCCACGAGTCCGCCTGCCACTTCGCCGAGGAGAAGGACGTCGTCCACGCGTCCTGA
- a CDS encoding ABC transporter ATP-binding protein has translation MTIIDNPALVPAPRSDDDGPLLEVRDLHVEFHTRDGVVRAVNGVNYSVSSGETLAVLGESGSGKSVTAQAIMGILDMPPGKIPQGEILYRGQDMLKMAPDERRKLRGAKIAMIFQDALSSLNPVLTVGYQLAEMFRVHQGLSKKEAKAKAIELMDRVKIPAAAARVNDYPHQFSGGMRQRIMIAMALALEPDLIIADEPTTALDVTVQAQVMDLLAELQREYNMGLILITHDLGVVADVADKIAVMYAGRIVEQAPVHEIYKRPAHPYTRGLLDSIPRLDQKGQELYAIQGLPPNLLKTPPGCAFNPRCPKAQDICRTDVPALVEVTEQDGGALPGRRSACHFWKETIHG, from the coding sequence ATGACCATCATCGACAACCCCGCGCTGGTTCCGGCCCCGCGGTCCGACGACGACGGGCCCCTGCTCGAAGTCCGCGACCTGCACGTCGAGTTCCACACCCGTGACGGCGTCGTCCGCGCGGTGAACGGCGTCAACTACAGCGTCAGCTCCGGCGAGACGCTGGCCGTGCTCGGCGAGTCCGGCTCCGGCAAGTCCGTCACCGCCCAGGCGATCATGGGCATCCTCGACATGCCGCCCGGCAAGATCCCGCAGGGCGAGATCCTCTACCGCGGCCAGGACATGCTGAAGATGGCGCCGGACGAGCGGCGCAAGCTGCGCGGCGCGAAGATCGCCATGATCTTCCAGGACGCGCTGTCCTCCCTCAACCCCGTGCTGACCGTGGGCTACCAGCTCGCCGAGATGTTCCGGGTGCACCAGGGCCTCAGCAAGAAGGAGGCCAAGGCGAAGGCCATCGAGCTGATGGACCGGGTGAAGATCCCGGCCGCGGCGGCCCGCGTCAACGACTACCCGCACCAGTTCTCCGGCGGTATGCGCCAGCGCATCATGATCGCGATGGCGCTCGCCCTGGAGCCGGACCTGATCATCGCCGACGAGCCGACCACGGCCCTCGACGTGACGGTCCAGGCCCAGGTCATGGACCTGCTCGCGGAGCTGCAGCGCGAGTACAACATGGGGCTCATCCTCATCACGCACGACCTGGGTGTCGTCGCCGACGTGGCCGACAAGATCGCCGTGATGTACGCGGGCCGGATCGTCGAGCAGGCGCCGGTCCACGAGATCTACAAGCGGCCCGCGCACCCGTACACGCGCGGTCTGCTCGACTCGATCCCGCGCCTGGACCAGAAGGGCCAGGAGCTCTACGCGATCCAGGGTCTGCCGCCCAACCTCCTGAAGACGCCGCCCGGTTGCGCGTTCAACCCGCGGTGCCCGAAGGCGCAGGACATCTGCCGCACCGACGTCCCGGCGCTCGTCGAGGTGACGGAGCAGGACGGCGGCGCGCTGCCCGGCCGGCGCAGCGCCTGCCACTTCTGGAAGGAGACGATCCATGGCTGA
- a CDS encoding ABC transporter permease, producing the protein MSDLTKSAEAPAAAAAGGQLPEPTVKVKAEKARSLWSDAWRDLRSNWIFIVSALLILLLLVISAFPGLFTGIDPTDRDLANHYLGKPELGKVFSDGWLGYDAQGQSVYSRMIYGTRASVMVGLGTTLVVTLFGGLIGMLAGYFGGWLDAILSRVTDMFMGIPFLLGAMVMLNAFSDRSIPVVIAALAFLGWTQTARVMRGSVITVKQADYVQAARALGAGTNRILFKHILPNAIAPVIVVATISLGVYIAAEATLSFLGLGLTSGVSWGADISAGGNSIRVAQHIILFPSIMLSIAVLSFIMLGEAVRNALDPKMR; encoded by the coding sequence ATGTCTGATCTGACCAAGTCCGCGGAAGCCCCCGCCGCAGCCGCCGCCGGCGGTCAACTGCCCGAGCCCACGGTCAAGGTGAAGGCCGAGAAGGCCCGCAGCCTGTGGAGCGACGCCTGGCGCGACCTCCGCTCCAACTGGATCTTCATCGTCTCGGCGCTGCTGATCCTGCTGCTCCTGGTGATCTCGGCGTTCCCCGGCCTGTTCACGGGCATCGACCCGACCGACCGCGACCTGGCCAACCACTACCTCGGCAAGCCCGAGCTGGGGAAGGTCTTCTCCGACGGCTGGCTCGGCTACGACGCGCAGGGCCAGAGCGTCTACTCGCGCATGATCTACGGCACCCGTGCCTCGGTCATGGTCGGCCTCGGCACCACGCTCGTGGTCACCCTCTTCGGTGGTCTGATCGGCATGCTCGCCGGCTACTTCGGCGGCTGGCTGGACGCGATCCTCTCCCGCGTCACCGACATGTTCATGGGCATCCCGTTCCTGCTGGGCGCGATGGTCATGCTCAACGCCTTCTCGGACCGCAGCATCCCCGTCGTCATCGCCGCCCTCGCCTTCCTCGGCTGGACGCAGACGGCGCGCGTCATGCGCGGCTCGGTCATCACGGTCAAGCAGGCGGACTACGTGCAGGCGGCCCGCGCCCTCGGCGCCGGGACCAACCGCATCCTGTTCAAGCACATCCTGCCGAACGCCATCGCGCCGGTGATCGTGGTCGCCACGATCTCGCTCGGTGTCTACATCGCGGCCGAGGCCACCCTGTCCTTCCTCGGACTCGGCCTCACCAGCGGTGTCTCGTGGGGTGCCGACATCTCCGCGGGCGGCAACTCGATCCGCGTGGCGCAGCACATCATCCTGTTCCCGTCGATCATGCTCAGCATCGCCGTCCTGTCGTTCATCATGCTCGGCGAAGCGGTGCGCAACGCCCTCGACCCGAAGATGCGCTGA
- a CDS encoding ABC transporter permease, with protein MGRYVARRLLQMIPVFIGTTLLIFLMVYALPGDPVRGLFGDKASSPQIIAQLRHEYGLDQPVLVQYWHYMRDMILHFDFGTQIASGRPVTDVLGDAFPVTIRLASLAFAIEAVLGILLGVVAGMRAGKLADTGVLFLTLLLISVPVFVLGFIFKTVFAFQLGWMQPNVNNDQNYSELLMPAIVLAAASLAYVARLTRTSVAENLRSDYMRTAVAKGLPKQRIIGVHLLRNSLIPVVTFLGTDLGALMGGAVVTEGLFNIHGVGGTIYEALSRREGTTLVGLVTILVLVYLVTSLIVDLLYAVLDPRIRYV; from the coding sequence ATGGGGCGCTATGTCGCACGACGACTGCTCCAGATGATCCCGGTGTTCATCGGGACGACTCTGCTTATCTTTCTCATGGTGTACGCCCTGCCCGGCGACCCCGTCCGGGGTCTCTTCGGCGACAAGGCGAGCAGCCCGCAGATCATTGCGCAGCTGCGCCATGAGTACGGGCTCGACCAGCCCGTGCTGGTCCAGTACTGGCACTACATGCGGGACATGATCCTGCACTTCGACTTCGGCACCCAGATCGCCTCGGGGCGCCCGGTGACCGACGTCCTCGGCGACGCGTTCCCGGTCACCATCCGGCTGGCGTCCCTCGCCTTCGCGATCGAAGCGGTTCTCGGCATCCTGCTCGGCGTCGTCGCCGGCATGCGGGCCGGCAAGCTGGCCGACACCGGCGTGCTGTTCCTGACGCTGCTGCTGATCTCGGTCCCCGTGTTCGTGCTCGGGTTCATCTTCAAGACGGTCTTCGCCTTCCAGCTGGGCTGGATGCAGCCGAACGTCAACAACGACCAGAACTACAGCGAGTTGCTGATGCCGGCCATCGTGCTGGCGGCGGCCTCGCTCGCGTACGTGGCCCGACTGACCCGTACGTCGGTCGCGGAGAACCTCCGCTCCGACTACATGCGCACCGCGGTGGCCAAGGGCCTGCCCAAGCAGCGCATCATCGGCGTCCACCTGCTGCGCAACTCGCTGATCCCCGTCGTCACCTTCCTCGGCACCGACCTCGGCGCCCTGATGGGTGGCGCCGTCGTGACCGAGGGCCTGTTCAACATCCACGGCGTCGGCGGCACGATCTACGAAGCCCTGTCGCGCCGGGAGGGAACCACGCTGGTCGGACTGGTGACCATCCTGGTTCTCGTCTACCTCGTCACCAGCCTGATCGTCGACCTGCTCTACGCGGTCCTGGACCCGAGGATTCGCTATGTCTGA